The sequence GCAATCAATCACTGATAAACCCACAACCAACTTGAGTCAGGCAATAGGCATCGATTTAGGCGGAACCCGGATCAAAGGTGTCCTGATCGACCCGGCTACGGGCGCGGTCATCCATCAATTGGTTACCCCAACCGGTGACGAAAATGGGGCAAACTGGCAGTCGGCCGTCGCCGAAACCGCACAGGCGCTGACCCGCCAGGCAACCGAGCCTATTCAGGGCATTGGCCTGTCGGCACCGGGCCTGCCCACGCCCGACAACCGGGCCATTGCCTGCATGCCGGGTCGCCTTCAGGGGCTGGAAGGGCTCGACTGGTCGGCCTATCTGGGTAGGCCCGTCCGGGTACTCAACGATGCCCACGCCGCCCTGATGGCCGAAGCCCGCTTTGGGGCACTGGCAGGCAGTCAGCACGGGCTGATGCTGACCCTCGGAACGGGCGTCGGGGGCGGGCTACTACTCAACGGACAGCTCTACCAGGGTTTCTACCAGATGGCGGGGCATCTGGGCCACATCACCGTCAACGCCGATAGCAGCCAACCCGACATTACCAACGTACCCGGCAGTCTGGAAGATGCCATCGGCAACGTGACGGTTGGCAGACGCTCGTTTGGCCGCTACCACAGCACCCACGAGCTGGTGGCCGGGTATCAGCAGGGCGAACCGCTGGCAGCACTCGTCTGGCTGACGTCCATTCGCCATCTGGCCGTAGCAATTGCCTCACTGGCCAATGCGTTTTCGCCCGAAGTGGTGGTACTGGGCGGCGGCATCATGCAGGCCGACACGGCCCTGCTGACACCGCTCGAAACCTTTATAGACTTATTTGAATGGCGACCCGCCGGTAAAAAAACGATCATCCGAAAAGCCCACTTCGACGATTGGTCCGGTGCCATCGGTGCGGCTGCTTTTCTACCCCACGAACAAACCATATGAACCCTACAATCGAGTACATTAACCGCTCCCGCGCCCTGCTGACGACCATCGAACAGCAGGCCGACGCCATTCAGCAAGCCGCTCAGTGGTTCAGTCAGACCATCCTGGCCGGGCGCATGGTGCACCTCTTCGGCAGCGGCCACAGCCGGATCATGGTGGAAGAAATGTGGCCGCGCTATGGCTCGTTCCCCGGTTTCAACCCCATCGTCGAGCTGTCGCTTTCGTTCCATAACCTCGTGGTCGGGGCCAACGGACAGCGGCAGGCCATGTTCCTGGAGAACGTACCTGGCCTCGCCGACCGCATTCTGCGCAACTTCGATCTCTCAGAACAGGACAGCGCGCTGGTCATCTCGTCGAGCGGCTGCAACGTGGTGCCGATCGAAATGGCTGAGCTGTTTCAGCAGCGCGGCATTCGGGTGGTAGCGCTCATCACCAAAGAACATGCCGAAGCCAGCACCAGCAAACGGCAGGACGGCAAAAAACTGAGCGACTTCGCCGACCTCATCCTCGATACGGGCGCTCCCGTTGGCGACGCCATGCTGACGATTCCGGGGCTGGATACGCCCGTGGCACCTGGTTCGACGGTTGGCGGTGCCGTGCTGGTCAACTGCATCAAGGCCGAAGTAGCCCGACTGTTGACCGAAGCCGGACATCCTCCTACCGTACTGTCGGCGGGGAATGTCGTTGGCACGGAACGGGCCGTATCCCTCTTCGAGAGCGCCTACGATGAACACGCCCACCGGCTGGCCAAACTGTATGAACGCGTGGGTGTGCCCTCGTATGTAAGTGAGTCAACCGAGAGCGTCAGTCAGCAGCAACCATGATGGATCGCCGTCAATTTCTGGGAACGGCGGCGGGTTCGCTGGCCCTTGCTCAGCACGCGTCGTTTGCCGACGTACCCGCGCCGACTCGCAAACCGGTGCTGGGTGCGCATGTGTGGGTATTCTCTTCCGAACTGCCGAATTACGACTGCTTCCCGGTCATCGATCAGGTGTTTGCCGACATCAGCTACGCTGGTTTCGAGGCCGTTGAACTGATGCACGTAGCCCTGGAACATCCTGATTCTGTTGCCAAAATCGGCGACCTGATTGGGCGAACGGGCGTATCGCTGATGGGTGCCTCGCTTGGGCAGCCCATGTGGGACAAAAGCAAACAGGCCGAAAACGTCGACAAAGCGGGCAGGGTCATCGAACGCATTGCTCAGTTGAAAGGCCGGGTGCTCGGTCTATCCTTGGGCGATGCCCGCCGCAAAAAGACGCCCGACGAGTTCGACGTACAGGCCGATACGCTGCAAAAAATTCAGGCTATTTGTGCCCAGTACAAGGTGGTGCCTAACCTGCACAACCACACTTACGAAGTTGCCGATGGCCTGTTCGACCTTCAGAATACGCTGCAACGTGTGCCCGATAGCAAGCTGGGGCCGGACCTCGACTGGCTGTTTCAGGCCAAAGTCGACGTACCTACGTTCCTGAAAACCTACGCCGATAAACTGGTCTACATGCACCTCCGCGACCACCGCTGGACGGGCGTCTGGTCGGAAGCTCTGGGCGAGGGCATCATGGATTGGGGCGGCATTGCCCGTCAGCTCAAACAGCTTGGCTACGCGGGTGACCTCACCGTTGAGCTGGCTTTTCCGGCCGGTTTCAAACCGACCCGACCCATTCGTGAGAGTCTGAAGATGAGCCGGGCCGTGATAAAAAAGAACTTCGGCATTTAGTATGGCTTCGCTACTCAATCATCAATTGGTGCCGCTGCTGGCCGAGGTCGATATACTGGTTATCGGCGCGGGGTCGGCGGGTTGCGTGGCGGCGCTCGCGGCAGCCGGGCAAGGCACAGGGTTGTCGGTGATGCTGGTGGAACGTTACGGCTTTCCGGGCGGCACCTCCACCCAGATGCTCGACACGTTCTACGGCTTTTTTACCCCCGGCAACGTACCCCGAAAAATCGTGGGCGGCTGGCCTGATCGGGTCGTCGATGCACTCGACCGGACCGGCGATATCTTCCTGCGCCCGAACACCTACGGGGCCGGTACCGGTGTGAACTACAACCCCGAACGCCTGAAACTCGTCTGGGACCAACTCATTCAGCAGCAGGGTATTCGGTACCTGCTCCACACGACGCTCATCGACGTGGCCCTCGAAAGCGACCGGTATATCTGTGTCTTCTGGAATAAAGGCGGTATGCATAAAGTACTGGCCCGCCGGGTGATCGACGCCTCGGGCGATGCTGATTTCTGCCATCTGGCGGGCTTTGCCTATGAACTGGCCGGTGAACACGAACCCGCCCAGAGTATGACGACCACCTTCCGAATGAGCAATGTCGAGCTGGACGAGTACGAACAGGCGGGCGGGAAGAAGATGCTGGCGCGCCGGATGCAGGAGGCCGTGACGACCGGGCGGCATCCGCTCCCCCGGAAAGAAGGGTCGGCCCACGAGATGAACGCCCAAAAGTGTATCTCGACGGTGGCCGTGAAAGTGGCGGGGCTGTCGGCGCTCAACGCCGAGGAGCTGACCAAAGCCGAAGTCGAAGGACGGCGGCAGGCGTTTGTTTACGAAGCGTTCTTTCGGAGTGAAGTGCCTGGTTTTGCGCAGTCGAACATCATCGGGCTATCGCACCAGATCGGCGTTCGCGAAACCCGGCGCGTCTATGGCGAGCATCGCCTGACCAAAGACGAATGCCTGGCGGGACGGCTCCCCGACGACCGTATTTTTCTGTGCGGCGCCCCAATCGAAGACCACCGGCAGGGGGCCGACGGGCAGGATGAAACCTACTGGGAATACATTCCGGGGCCGGGCGTGTACGGTGTTCCCTACGGCACCATCGTACCCAAAGGAAGCCAGACGGTCTGGGTCGTTGGACGCTGTTTTTCGGCCACCCACGATGCCCACGCGTCGTGCCGGTCGATGGCGCAAACCATGTCGATGGGGCAGGCGGCCGGGCTGGCAGCGGTGCAATCCATTCAGCAAGACGAAGCAGCCAACACATTAACTGTTAGTCAGTTGCAGCAGACGCTTCGCACGCTTGGGGCGGTGCTGGACGTACCTGATGCCGTAGCCGATAACTCGCGGCATGGCTGGAAAAACAACGTACCTGAGTGGCTGAAAAGCCACTCGTAAACCGCCTGCCTATGTCGTTTATCCGAACCGTTTTGGGTGATATTCCCCCCGCTCAGGCAGGCATCACCTACGCGCACGAGCATATCGTCATTGAGGAGAGCTTTCCCACGCTGGCGAACCCGGATTTCCGGCTCAACAACGTCGATAAGATTGCGGCGGAACTGACCGAGGTCTATCAGGCGGGCGGGCGAACGATGGTCGATACTATGCCCGCCAATTGCGGACGAAACGTGCTGAAACTGGCCGAGGTGTCGCGCCGGTCGGGCATTCAGATCGTGGTGCCCACGGGTATTCACCTGGAGCAGTATTACCCGGCGAGCCACTGGCGCTATCAGTACTCGGAAGATCAGTTGACCCGGCTGTTTATCGCCGACGTGGAAGAAGGTATCGACCGCTACGACTACAATGGCCCTTTGGTTGACCGGACCGGGCACAAAGCGGGTATGATCAAACTGGCCACCGGCGATGACCCGATCACGGCGCATCAGGCGCTGATCTTCCGGGCCGTCGTAAACACCCATCGGGCCACGGGCGTACCCATTCTCACGCACACCAATGCAGGCCTGCACGCGCTGGCTCAGGCCGAACGGTTCGCCGAGCTCGGGGCCGACCTCCGCCACGTGGTCATCTCGCACGTCGACCGGCACAAAGACATTGGCTATCACCGCGCGGTATTGCAAACCGGCGTTCGGGTCGAGTTCGATAGTGCGTTCCGCTGGAAAGCGGGCGAACCAAACTGGACCTACACGCTGCTGGAAACGCTGCTCCCCAACTTTCCCGATCAGATCACCGCCGGGATGGATGCCGCCCGAAATACCTACTGGCGTTCGTACGGCGGCGCACCCGGACTAACGTACCTGATGACCACCTTCCGCGACGAACTTACCCGCCGTGGACTGGAAAGCTACTGGCATCGCCTGATGGTCGACAACCCAACGGCGCTGTACACCTTCTGCCAACCGCACTGATTTTTTGCCCTCATCTCTTACCTAAACCATGCAATCAAGACGACAATTTCTTCGCCAATTGGGCGGTACGACGGCGTTGCTGGCAGGCAGCGAAACGCTGGCCAATGCCGCATCGCGGGGGCTGTACGCTGGCTCCACTCACCTGCTGACGCCCCTTGCCCCGCGTTCGGCTGCCGACACGATCAACATCGGCCTCATCGGTGCGGGTATCATCGGGCACTACGACCTGAACTGCATCCTGAAAGTGCCGGGTACGAAGGTGGTGGCCGTGGCCGATCTCTACCAGCCGCGTCTTGTCCGGGCCAAAGAGGTATGGGGCAACGACCTATTTACGACCCGCGATTACCGGGAAGTGCTGGCCCGCAAAGACGTCGATGCCGTACTGATCTGTGTACCCGACCATTGGCACGACCGGATCTCGATCGACGCACTCCGGGCCGGTAAGCACGTTTACTGCGAAAAGCCGATGGTTCACCATATCGACGAAGGAAAGGCGGTGATCGATGCGCACAAAAAATCGGGAAAGGTCTTCCAGGTAGGCAGTCAACGGGCGAGTAGTGCGGCTGTTCTGGAAGCGAAGAAGCGCTACGAAGCCGGTGATATTGGCGAACTGACGTCGGTAGAGACGTTTCTGGACCGGACCGATGCGCTGGGTGCCTGGCAATATACGATGCCGCCCAACCTCGACCCGAAGGATGTAGATTGGGACCGGTTTCTGGGCGATGCGCCGAAGCGCCCCTTTCAGGCCGAACGGTTCTTCCGCTGGCGCAACTATACCGACTATGGCACCGGCGTGGCGGGCGACCTCTTCGTCCACCTCATCACCGGCCTGCACACCATTACGGGCTCGCAGGGGCCAACCCGCATTTTCGCGCTGGGCGACCTGAACTTCTGGAAAGACGGCCGCGACGCCTACGATCTGGTCACGGCCATCATGGACTACCCCAAGACCGACAAAAATCCGTCGTTCCAGTTTACCACGCGGGTCAATCTGGCCACCGGGGCGGGGGGCGACATTCATACGCGGCTGGTGGGCACAGAGGGCGTGATCGACATTGGCTGGAACTCGTTCGTGATGAACCGGCTCAAGCGGCCCAACGCGCCCATGTACAGCACCGGCTACGATGCGCTCTTCACGTACCCAAAGGCGATGCAGGAGGAGTTCATCCGGCAATACGAGCAGAAATATCCGGCCGACCAGTTTTCCCGCACCATTAAAAACGAACCGGCCGTTGCTTTCAACACACCTGCCGGCTACGATGACCGGCTCGATCACATGATTGTTTTCGTCAACGCCATTCGCGCAAACGACCCGTCGATGATTACCGAAGACGCTGAGTTTGGGCTACGGGCGGCGGCACCTTCGCTGGCGGCCAATATGAGCGCCAAACAGCGAAACGTAATAAACTGGGACCCAGTCGCCATGAAACTGATCAAAACCACTTGATATGCAACAGATTGCCATGCTAGGCGGCGGCTTCATCGGCCGCTTCTACGCCGAATCGCTCCACGGTCAGCGCAGCCGCGACCGCGTCATTGCCATCTACGCCCGCCGCGAGGAAACCGCGCAGAAATTTGCCACTGACTACGGCTGCACCATCTGGTCGACCGATATGGAGGCGGTCATCGCCCATCCCGACGTGACGATGGTGTGCGTGGCCCTACCCAACAACCTGCACGCCATTGCCGTTGAACTGTGTGCCAAACACAAAAAGAACGTGGTTTGCACCAAACCGTTGGGCCGCACTGCCGAGGAAGCCCTGCACATGATGCAACTGGTAGAAGAGGCCGGAATTTTTGGTGGGTATCTGGAAGATCTGTGTTACTCGCCCAAGTTCCTGAAAGCCCTGGAAACCGTCAAGAATGGGGCACTGGGCCGAATCCTGTGGGCCAAATCCCGCGAGGCGCACCCTGGGCCGCACTCCAACTGGTTCTGGGACAAAGAGCAGGCGGGCGGCGGCTGCATGCTTGACCTAGGTTGCCACTGCGTGGAAATTGCCCGCAGCTTTATCGGTAAAGATGTTCGACCGGTCGAGGTCATGTGCTGGGCCGCCACGCAGGTGAAGCCCATCGATGCCGAAGACCACGCCATTGCGCTGGTCAAATACGAAAACGGCGCCATCGGTCAGTTCGAGGTGAGCTGGGTATTCCGGGGAGGCATGGACCTGCGCGACGAGGTCATGGGCACCGAAGGCACCATCTGGATCAACAACTTTCTGCGCACCGGCTTCGAAATGTACTCTTCGGGTAAAGGTGCAGACTATGTGGCCGAAAAAGCCGAAGCGAATTCGGGCTGGCTATTCCCGGTTGGTGATGAAGTGAACGACCTGGGCTACAACCACATGTTTACCGACATGTTCAGCGCCTGCGAGGAAGGCCGCGAACCCGCCGAAACGTTCTACGATGGGTACGTCGTCAACGCCATCCTCGACGCGGCCTATAAGTCGGCCGAAACGAAGCAGTGGGAGCCGGTGCAACTGCCCGTCTGGCGCGGACAGGAAGGCCTCACCCAGGAGAAAACCCTGACCGACTACGACGCCGACCATTACCTGATCAAGGAGGAAATTACGCACGATGGCCGTCATAAGCTGATTCTGAAGGAAAAAGCAGGCGGTAAGATCGTGGAAAGAGACCTGCCGGTCAGTTGAGACGCCCCCACAAATCGACGCCACAAAGCCGGGAAAAAAGCGGGCTGCGTCCGTTTGTCAGCTAAACCTCTTTACAACCGTACCTGATGCACCCCATCGCTCTACATGACCCGGCACCTGGCCTTACTGTCAGGCTGCGCTTACAGCTGACCGCCACCTGCGTTTTGCTTACTTCGTTGACTACCAGCTTATTGGCGCAGCCGACTGGTAAGCGCATCGACGAACAGGCTGCGGCGGCCAGGGTTGGGCATGATTCGTTGGGGGCCGAACGTACCCGCATCGAGGCCGAGTACCTGGCAAAGGCTACGGCCAACATCGAAAAATACCGGAAAGGCGACGCCCGTTTGTCGTTTGTCGATGCGACGGGTAAGCCCGTTCGGAATGTGCTGGTCACGGTGAATCAGGTATCGCAGGATTTCCTATTCGGCAATCTGGTCTTTGAACTGGGTGGTTTTGCGCCTAAAGAGCCCTACAAAGTCGACCTGTTCAAAGAGCGGTTCAAAGCCCTGTTTAATATGGCTGTTTTGCCGTTCTACTGGGGGCGCTACGAACCGACACCGGGTATGCCCGAGTGGCAGCGCAATCAGGACGCCCTCGACTGGTGCCTGGCCAATGGCATTACGACCAAAGGCCATACGCTGGGCTGGACATCTCCGTCCGGTACCCCAACATGGCTGTTGCAGCTTTCGCCCGAGGTAGCCACGGATGTGTATAAAGCCCGGATCATGAACAACGTGCTGGGTTTCAAAGGGAAGATCAATATCTGGGACGTAGTGAACGAGCCGGTCAACACCGTGCCCTGGGAAGTTGCCCTGAAAGACACCGCCAACACCAACGACTTCCGGTACAATGTCAACAACGTACCCGTCGAGGCCATTACACCCTGGGTCGAGCAGTCGTTTAAGTGGGCCTACGCAGCAAACCCCGACGGCAACTACATTCTGAACGAGTACTTTACGCTAGCCATTCCGAAGGTCAGGGAGCGCTTTTACCAGTTGCTGAAGGCCCTGAAGAGCCGAAATGCCCCCATCAGTGGCATTGGCATTCAGGGCCACGAACCGCGCGAAATGTGGTTCTCGCCGGTGGAAGTGTACAAGACCTTTGATCTCTATCAGGAATTTGGTCTGCCGATCCACATCACCGAGCTGATTCCGCAATCGTCGGGGAAGCCGATCAAAGGCTGGCGCACCGGCACCTGGACGGAAGAGGCCCAAGCCGAATTTGCCCGTCAGTTTTATACCCTGGCCTACGGTCACCCGGCCATTGCGTCGATCAACTGGTGGGGGTTGTCTGACCGGAGTATCTGGCTGAAGGGCGGCGGGTTGCTCGATGAGGCGTACAACCCCAAGCCCGTGTACAACGTGCTGATGAAGCTCATCAAAGACGAGTGGATGACAAAAAATGTCAAGCTGGTTTCGTCCAAAAAAGGCGAAACAACGTTTCGGGGTTTCTTTGGGAAGTACCAGTTACTCGTCACCAAACCCGACGGCAGTCAGCAAACGATTGACGTTCACCTGCGCGAAAAACCGGATAATCAGTGGACGTTCACCCTTTAACCTGCCCAACACCAATCAGCCTGCAACGTGCTGGGTGAAGGGGCGATCACTAAACCAACAGAAAGCATGGCAAAGTTGACGACGTACGACGCGATTGTGATTGGCTCGGGTATCAGCGGTGGCTGGGCGGCCAAAGAGTTGACCCAAAAGGGTTTACGCACGCTGGTGCTGGAGCGCGGCCGACCGGTCGAGCACGTCAAAGACTATCCAACTACGCTGTCGAGCCCCTGGGAGATGACCCACCGGGGCCGTTATCCGCTCGATGTGCTGGCTCAAAGTCCCACGCAGGCCAAAGTCAGCTACGCCTTCAACGAATATTCGGGACGGTTTTTTGTAAAAGATACCGACCACCCATACCAGCAAACCAAGCCTTTCGACTGGATTCGGGGGTATCAGGTGGGCGGTAAATCGCTGAGCTGGGCGCGGTGGACTCAGCGCTGGGCACCGTTCAACTTTGAAGATAACCTGAAAGACGGACACGGCGTCGACTGGCCCATTCGCTACGACGATCTGGCCCCCTGGTATAGCTACGTCGAAAAGTTTGCGGGTATCAGCGGGAATAAAGACGGGCTGTCGACGCTGCCCGATGGTGAGTTTCTGCCGCCCTTCGAGATGAATTGCATCGAGAAAAGCGTGCGCGACGCCTGGAAAAAGCAGTACGCCGCCCGCCACCTGATCATCAGCCGAACGGCCAACCTCAGCAAAGCCCAGCCCGTTCATCTGGCGCTGGGCCGGGCCGACTGCCAGTCGCGCAACTGGTGCGGACGCGGGTGTTTGTACGGCGCTTATTTCAGCAGTAACTCGGCGACCCTGCCCGCTGCCGCTAAAACCGGGAAGCTTACCATCCGCCCGTTCTCGATCGTTCACTCGATTATCTACGACGAGACAAAGGGCAAAGCAACGGGCGTCCGGGTGATCGATACCAACACGAAGGAGATGACCGAGTACTATGCCAAGGTTATTTTCGTCAATGCCGCTACGCTCAACTCCACGCTGATTCTGCTCAACTCCACCTCAAGCCGGTTTCCAAACGGGCTGGGCAACGATAGCGGCGCACTCGGCCACTACCTGATGGACCACAATTACCGGGGCCGGGTCAGTGGTGTTTACGAAGGCACCGACCTGAACGACAGCTATTATTACGGGCGACGCCCCACAGGTACGTATGTGCCCCGCTTTCGGAACGTACTGGCCGATACGCAGCGTGATTTCGTCAGGGGCTACGCCTATGCCTGCGGTGGCGGCCGAGCCGGTTGGGAACGGGGTGGTTGGACCGATGGCTTCGGTGCCGATTTCAAAGAGAAGCTGACGCAGCCGGGCGGCTGGTCATTTAGTATGACGGCGATGGGCGAAATGCTGCCCCGGTACGAAAACCACGTCAAGCTGAATACCGACAAAAAAGATCAGTGGGGCATGCCGACCCTCGACATCGACTGCGCCTGGGGCGAAAACGAAGACCGAATGACGCGCGATGCCATTGAGCAGGCCAAAGCGATGATGGAAGCGGCGGGCATCCGGGTTACGGTGGCTATCGACAACAAACAGCCGCCCGGCCTGGCGATCCACGAAATGGGCACCGCCCGCATGGGGCGCGACCCCAAAACGTCGGTGCTGAACAAGTGGAATCAGGTTCACGCGGTCAAGAATGTATTCGTTACCGACGGGGCGAGTATGGCGTCGTCGGCTTGCCAGAACCCCTCGCTGACCTATATGGCCCTGACGGCCCGCGCCGCCAATTATGCCGTTCGGCAACTCAAAGCAGGTACGTTGTAAGCGCTTATGACGATCAAATTTTTCGCGCCCGAGTGGGGCAACACCTTACCCTTTGCTACGTTCTGCCAAAACGTGAAAGCCGCTGGCTATGACGGGGTCGAGATGGCGCTGCCACTCGATCCGGCCAAAAAGCAGGCCGTGCTGGGTACGTTGCACGAGTACGGCCTCGAACTGATCGGACAGTACTGGCAATCGTTCGAGACGGATTTGGCCGAACACATGCGCAACTATGAAACATACCTGCGCAACCTGATCGAGGCCCGGCCCGTGCTGGTGAATTGCCAAACAGGCAAAGACTTTTTCAGCCCGGAACAGAACCGGCAATTGTTCGCGCTGGCCGCCCAAATCTCGGCCGAAACCGGCGTGAAGATCATCCACGAAACGCATCGAGGCAAATCACTCTTTGCCGCTCATGTCACACAGCACTTCCTGACCAGCCTCCCCGACCTGCGGCTCTGTCTGGATATATCGCACTGGTGTACGGTGCATGAATCGCTGCTCGCCGATCAGCCCGAAGCCGTGGCGCTGGCCATTGCCCATACCGACCACATTCACAGCCGGGTGGGGCATCCCGAAGGGCCACAGGTGAACGACCCGCGTGCCCCGGAATGGGAAACAACGCTCAACACGTACCTCGCCTGGTGGGATCGGGTCGTCGAACAGCATCGAGCGGCGGGCACGCAGTTGACGATCAACACCGAGTTTGGCCCCACGCCCTACATGCCCACGCAGCCCTATTCGCAGGAGCCGCTGGCCAGTCAGTGGGAGGTCAACGTCTTCATGCTGAACCTGTTGAAAGCCCGCTATGCCTGAGCCCGTTCAGCCGCGCTGAATGCCTTCGCTCTTTCGGTAGTCGACCGGCGAGACGCCCATCTGCTTTTTGAATAACCGCGAAAAGTAAAACGGATCGTCGATGCCTAGCTGCGAGGCCACTTCGTTGATGCGCAGGTTGCTGAAGTGGAGCAGTTGGCAGGCCTTCTGAATGCGCAGGTGGTTGAAGTATTCAATGGGTGCGTAGCCGGTATCCTGCTTGAATTTCCGGCAAAAAAACGAGGTCGATAAATGGACCGACTGGGCAATATTATCCAGTGTAACCGACCTCGACAGATTTTGCTGCATAAAAATAATGGCCTGGCTTGTGGGACTCGTGGGTACGTTGCTCGGTAACGCTTTCTGAAAATCGTCGGGCCGGATAAACGACGCCAAGAAAAAAGGCAGCGTCAGGTTGGCATACAGCAGGTTCGAGGTGCCGTAGCCCGACAGAAACGTATCAAAAATGCGGTCGAACAACCGGATGCGCTCGTCGGAATACGGCACCCGAATGGTGGGCTGCCCTTCGTTCCGGTGATCCAGCAGGGCGCTTATTGACTCCTGACACCGGCTCCCGCTAAAATGAAACCAGTAAATCGTCCACGGATTGGCCGCATCGGCCCCATACGAGTGGGCTACACCCGGTGCGATCAGCACCACTTCACCCGCCTGCACGATACGCCGCCCGGTGGGCAGTTGTAGCCACCCCTGCCCGTCGGTGCAATACAGCAGAATCACCTGCGAGATACCCACCGGCCGCTGGTAGTAGTGATGTAACGCTTTCGGATAAAAGCCCATGCGGGTGATAAACAGGCTGTTGACCAACGGCATGGTGCGGCATTTATCCACGGTCTGCTTCGGAACCTCGATAATTCGCTCACCGGCAAAACCCCGGCTTTTTCGCGCTAACGTACCCATTTGATGTGAGCTGTCTGTCAGAAGTATCAAAGATAAGATAGTCTATGCTTTGGCCAATATACTTCATCTGCTCAGCCTTGGAATAAGTGAGTTTTGTAAAACTAAAATGCAATTGACGGATACGTTCTTCCGGCCGTCGGTTACCAGCAGTTCCAGCCATGCAGACCCGTTTCCGCTTCGTATTTCTGCCTTGTCTAGTTTTCCTGTTGATGTTGGCGACAACGGGCTGGTCGCACCCGCCGGGCCACTCGACCAACCCGCCGTTTGCCACCTGGACGGCTACGGAACTGCGGCTGAGCAACGGGCTTGTGGAGCGAATCATCAAACTCCCTACGGCATCGTCAGGTACGTTCCTGACCACCACCTACAAGCCGGTAGCGGGCGAGTTCAGGTACTTCACCAAAACGAACGCCGATTTCCGGTTTGAACTCAACGACCGAGTCTACACGGGTTCCGACAACTGGAAACTGATCACCATTCGGCCGAGCACCGATGCCCGGCAGGGCGACGGGGCCGCCGTAACGCTACGAAGCCAGGACGGTAGCGCTGAGGTCACGCTCCAGTTTTTGCTTTACCCGGACCAGCCCGTCATTCGTAAAAGCCTGACGGTGAAGAACCTGAGCAGCGAGCCGGTTCGCCTCGAATCCGTTGACGTAGAGAAGTTTACGGTAACGCCCTATTACGCCACCACGTTTAGCTGGATCTGTCACGATTACGGCCGCCGCCGGTCGATTGGCCCGTACGATGGTAACTTCCAGGACGCCCTGCTGACGGTGCATAACAGCGATTGGGCGCAGGGCATCGTGGTGGGCAACGAGGCCGCCGGGGTGGTCAAACATACGTCGGTGTTCTGGGATGAACCCGCCATTATCAGTGGCCTGACGCACAAAACAGCCCGCTTCCCGTTTCGGAAATACCTCAAACAAGGCGAGTCATTCACTACGCCGCAGGTCTTCACGATCGTCTACAACAACCACAAAGAC comes from Fibrella aestuarina BUZ 2 and encodes:
- a CDS encoding ROK family protein — protein: MSQAIGIDLGGTRIKGVLIDPATGAVIHQLVTPTGDENGANWQSAVAETAQALTRQATEPIQGIGLSAPGLPTPDNRAIACMPGRLQGLEGLDWSAYLGRPVRVLNDAHAALMAEARFGALAGSQHGLMLTLGTGVGGGLLLNGQLYQGFYQMAGHLGHITVNADSSQPDITNVPGSLEDAIGNVTVGRRSFGRYHSTHELVAGYQQGEPLAALVWLTSIRHLAVAIASLANAFSPEVVVLGGGIMQADTALLTPLETFIDLFEWRPAGKKTIIRKAHFDDWSGAIGAAAFLPHEQTI
- a CDS encoding sugar isomerase domain-containing protein → MNPTIEYINRSRALLTTIEQQADAIQQAAQWFSQTILAGRMVHLFGSGHSRIMVEEMWPRYGSFPGFNPIVELSLSFHNLVVGANGQRQAMFLENVPGLADRILRNFDLSEQDSALVISSSGCNVVPIEMAELFQQRGIRVVALITKEHAEASTSKRQDGKKLSDFADLILDTGAPVGDAMLTIPGLDTPVAPGSTVGGAVLVNCIKAEVARLLTEAGHPPTVLSAGNVVGTERAVSLFESAYDEHAHRLAKLYERVGVPSYVSESTESVSQQQP
- a CDS encoding sugar phosphate isomerase/epimerase family protein codes for the protein MDRRQFLGTAAGSLALAQHASFADVPAPTRKPVLGAHVWVFSSELPNYDCFPVIDQVFADISYAGFEAVELMHVALEHPDSVAKIGDLIGRTGVSLMGASLGQPMWDKSKQAENVDKAGRVIERIAQLKGRVLGLSLGDARRKKTPDEFDVQADTLQKIQAICAQYKVVPNLHNHTYEVADGLFDLQNTLQRVPDSKLGPDLDWLFQAKVDVPTFLKTYADKLVYMHLRDHRWTGVWSEALGEGIMDWGGIARQLKQLGYAGDLTVELAFPAGFKPTRPIRESLKMSRAVIKKNFGI
- a CDS encoding FAD-dependent oxidoreductase produces the protein MASLLNHQLVPLLAEVDILVIGAGSAGCVAALAAAGQGTGLSVMLVERYGFPGGTSTQMLDTFYGFFTPGNVPRKIVGGWPDRVVDALDRTGDIFLRPNTYGAGTGVNYNPERLKLVWDQLIQQQGIRYLLHTTLIDVALESDRYICVFWNKGGMHKVLARRVIDASGDADFCHLAGFAYELAGEHEPAQSMTTTFRMSNVELDEYEQAGGKKMLARRMQEAVTTGRHPLPRKEGSAHEMNAQKCISTVAVKVAGLSALNAEELTKAEVEGRRQAFVYEAFFRSEVPGFAQSNIIGLSHQIGVRETRRVYGEHRLTKDECLAGRLPDDRIFLCGAPIEDHRQGADGQDETYWEYIPGPGVYGVPYGTIVPKGSQTVWVVGRCFSATHDAHASCRSMAQTMSMGQAAGLAAVQSIQQDEAANTLTVSQLQQTLRTLGAVLDVPDAVADNSRHGWKNNVPEWLKSHS
- a CDS encoding phosphotriesterase family protein, translated to MSFIRTVLGDIPPAQAGITYAHEHIVIEESFPTLANPDFRLNNVDKIAAELTEVYQAGGRTMVDTMPANCGRNVLKLAEVSRRSGIQIVVPTGIHLEQYYPASHWRYQYSEDQLTRLFIADVEEGIDRYDYNGPLVDRTGHKAGMIKLATGDDPITAHQALIFRAVVNTHRATGVPILTHTNAGLHALAQAERFAELGADLRHVVISHVDRHKDIGYHRAVLQTGVRVEFDSAFRWKAGEPNWTYTLLETLLPNFPDQITAGMDAARNTYWRSYGGAPGLTYLMTTFRDELTRRGLESYWHRLMVDNPTALYTFCQPH
- a CDS encoding Gfo/Idh/MocA family protein encodes the protein MQSRRQFLRQLGGTTALLAGSETLANAASRGLYAGSTHLLTPLAPRSAADTINIGLIGAGIIGHYDLNCILKVPGTKVVAVADLYQPRLVRAKEVWGNDLFTTRDYREVLARKDVDAVLICVPDHWHDRISIDALRAGKHVYCEKPMVHHIDEGKAVIDAHKKSGKVFQVGSQRASSAAVLEAKKRYEAGDIGELTSVETFLDRTDALGAWQYTMPPNLDPKDVDWDRFLGDAPKRPFQAERFFRWRNYTDYGTGVAGDLFVHLITGLHTITGSQGPTRIFALGDLNFWKDGRDAYDLVTAIMDYPKTDKNPSFQFTTRVNLATGAGGDIHTRLVGTEGVIDIGWNSFVMNRLKRPNAPMYSTGYDALFTYPKAMQEEFIRQYEQKYPADQFSRTIKNEPAVAFNTPAGYDDRLDHMIVFVNAIRANDPSMITEDAEFGLRAAAPSLAANMSAKQRNVINWDPVAMKLIKTT